A section of the Anabaena cylindrica PCC 7122 genome encodes:
- a CDS encoding Nif11-like leader peptide family natural product precursor — protein MSLENVKAFYKQLASDEDFRTQIEGVENKEECSQIVKAAGYDFTQAEYEEYTYQLLESANSEGEVQDLGEKELAAVFGGIIGRPKIQPLYGVVWPPFQLLYGVIRPDDTLA, from the coding sequence ATGTCTTTAGAAAACGTCAAAGCTTTCTATAAGCAACTAGCCTCTGATGAAGATTTTCGTACTCAAATTGAAGGTGTTGAGAATAAAGAAGAATGTAGCCAAATAGTTAAAGCTGCTGGCTATGATTTCACTCAAGCAGAGTATGAAGAATATACTTATCAACTTTTAGAATCAGCTAATTCTGAAGGTGAAGTTCAAGATTTAGGTGAAAAAGAACTAGCAGCCGTGTTTGGTGGAATCATCGGACGACCAAAAATCCAACCACTATACGGGGTTGTTTGGCCACCTTTTCAGCTTCTTTATGGTGTTATTCGCCCAGATGACACTTTAGCTTAG
- a CDS encoding Nif11-like leader peptide family natural product precursor, with product MSLENVRDFYERLATDDDFRNQIQGVESRELGRQILQDSGYNFSPEEFEEYTEQLLESSNSDDSLRVLSEQEAEAVIGGFFPIFPILLYGVVISQIKYIL from the coding sequence ATGTCTTTAGAAAACGTGAGAGATTTCTACGAAAGACTAGCTACTGATGATGATTTTCGTAATCAAATTCAAGGTGTTGAAAGTAGAGAATTAGGTAGACAAATTCTGCAAGATTCTGGTTACAACTTCTCTCCAGAAGAATTTGAAGAGTATACAGAACAATTGTTAGAATCTTCTAACTCTGATGACAGCTTAAGAGTTCTCAGTGAACAAGAAGCAGAAGCTGTTATTGGTGGATTTTTCCCTATCTTTCCAATTCTGTTATACGGAGTTGTAATTAGTCAGATCAAGTATATCCTCTAA
- a CDS encoding ATP-binding protein, which produces MTLDLKRFYQACNPNKTLDQSKAEDRQYYIDFSEVRGAEIIRELKRTITLLSPESPTCQLFTGHIGCGKSTELLRLKAELQEQGFHVVYFESSQSLDLADIDITDILLAIAREVSQSLEAAQIKLKPGYFQNLFTEIAELLQTPLDIGVEAELSVGIGKITAKTKDSPKLRSQLRQYLEPRTNGILEAINQELLIPAKERLKKQGKSGLVVIIDNLDRIDNALKPNGQYQPEYLFVERGEQLNKLNCHVVYTIPLVLIFSNALGRLTNRFGVDPKVLPMVAIKQRNGQDYQAGITLLQQMVMARAFPDVNWQQSQSLVTKIFDSPETLERLCKVSGGHLRNLLMLLFRCLQIEDTPISKKCVESVIKKRCNELSLAITDDEWELLKEVWTTKTYRGEDKYDILLRSMFVFEYRDEDGSWFDINPILIDSKELTL; this is translated from the coding sequence ATGACACTTGATTTAAAAAGATTTTATCAAGCTTGTAACCCTAATAAAACTCTTGATCAAAGCAAAGCGGAGGATAGACAATACTATATTGATTTTTCCGAAGTGCGGGGTGCAGAAATAATTAGAGAATTAAAACGAACTATTACCCTACTTTCTCCAGAATCACCCACTTGTCAATTATTTACAGGACATATAGGTTGCGGCAAATCTACAGAATTACTACGACTGAAAGCAGAATTACAAGAACAGGGATTTCATGTAGTTTATTTTGAATCTAGTCAAAGTTTAGATTTAGCTGATATTGATATTACAGATATTTTACTAGCCATAGCGCGTGAAGTTAGTCAAAGTTTAGAAGCGGCACAAATCAAACTCAAACCAGGATATTTTCAAAATCTATTTACCGAAATAGCTGAACTTTTACAAACACCCTTAGATATTGGTGTTGAAGCCGAATTATCTGTAGGTATTGGCAAAATTACCGCTAAAACTAAAGATAGTCCTAAACTGCGTAGTCAGTTACGACAATATTTAGAACCCCGCACCAATGGCATTTTAGAAGCAATTAATCAAGAATTACTCATACCTGCCAAAGAAAGACTCAAAAAACAGGGTAAATCAGGTTTAGTCGTTATTATTGACAACCTAGATAGAATAGATAATGCACTTAAACCAAATGGTCAATATCAACCAGAATATCTATTTGTAGAACGTGGTGAACAGTTAAACAAATTAAACTGTCATGTTGTGTATACAATTCCCCTAGTTCTCATATTTTCTAACGCTTTAGGTAGATTAACCAATCGCTTTGGAGTAGATCCTAAAGTCTTACCAATGGTTGCAATTAAACAGAGAAATGGTCAAGATTACCAAGCAGGAATTACACTCTTACAACAAATGGTAATGGCTAGAGCTTTTCCTGATGTAAATTGGCAACAAAGTCAAAGTTTAGTTACAAAAATATTTGATAGTCCTGAAACATTAGAAAGGCTTTGTAAGGTTAGCGGTGGTCATTTGCGTAACTTATTAATGTTATTGTTTCGCTGTCTGCAAATAGAAGATACACCAATTTCTAAAAAATGTGTAGAAAGCGTTATCAAAAAACGTTGTAATGAGTTAAGTTTAGCAATTACAGATGACGAATGGGAATTACTAAAAGAAGTATGGACAACAAAAACCTATAGAGGTGAAGACAAATATGATATCTTACTCCGCAGTATGTTTGTATTTGAATATCGAGATGAAGATGGTTCTTGGTTTGATATTAATCCAATTTTGATAGATTCCAAAGAATTAACATTATGA
- a CDS encoding eIF2A-related protein, translating to MNNQESPPENNDSSLRTILRAIDFSQGQLSLIFLRCNYAKLRQQIAAQLKEISSIPIREITLPESAKSLYNNISQELGDEQPQAVIISGLDSVNNIDSILSLSNQIREEFRKNFPFPILIWIDDQILRKIIRVAPDLENWGSIIDFENDTDDLIGFLQETSEKIFTSDVIPSLQVYKEIESARQDLQDRGEDINPEIKAGLDLAFGLREYQQDHIDDALIHYQRSREFWQNHNNLERHGMTLVKISSAYTRKAEISNTENQENRHNARDNLQQALDIFEQAERLDLVIEYNNHLGEILRQLKAWNDLEILAQKSLKLYENISYINVGTIHEFSLQNRQIGLCQSYGFLAEVALRNKEWKKANQYAQQALDILANIPNLPSQEYGLYRLFFARSQIGLGDNTAAIETLETAKNESHPQYNPKLYIDILEELNFLYFQEKQYLKAFTIKQKRLQIKQQYGFVAFIGASYLNPQRKVISYGNTPPALSRTLPLARGGLGRGVSDVIENVGTIAQEISASGREEDVKRLRGRIAGNEHKLTVIHGQSGVGKSSILQGGLIPALQQEPIGEREALPILLRVYTNWVEILGESLKSNISNVGTIHELPLQSTDAIIQQLRKNEKRNLLTVLIFDQFEEFFFVYSEQKQRRQFYNFLRVCLDIPFVKIVLSLREDYLHYLLELDRLVDLTVTNNNILDKNIRYYLGNFSPADAKAVIKSLTEKTRFYLQAELIDKLVKDLAGDIGEVRPIELQIVGTQLQTEHIKTLDKYQEFGKEKLVEKFLEDVIKDCGDENEQIARLVLYLLTDENGTRPLKTRAELVEQLGFKDNFVNENKNLLDASFLSMTNSSTVKLDLILNIFVASGLVLLLPESPADRYQLVHDYLVEFIRQQQGNELLAKLAKAEAELKQEQEARQILANAKIQADEQIKEGQKRLKLSSALAVGLVVIASMASVYGMTQLIETTKAKREQNKLQEKTQQLVSQTKDLELKSQQAEENKRAAEIKFIQATQETQKAQQNLSLAKTTLAEVNKQAAILKQKNTEADSKIKTANASAKIAEDKSQQASKQQKEAEQKALKAQGTFKQANDAYLKSLNALKKADQAIVAAKINLNTALKAQEEALLVTKLEQGGVNVLRRFQFEELPALVSAVQNGKTLKTLVKNNPLDKYPTISPIYALNNILDNIKERNQFKGHQFWVNSVSFSPDGKTIATASWDKTARLWNLQGQLIQEFKEHQGQVTSVSFSPDGKTIATASDDKTARLWNLQGQLIQEFQGHQGQVNSVSFSPDGKTIATASYDKTARLWNLQGQLIQEFQGHQGQVNSVSFSPDGKTIATASYDNTARLWNLQGQLIQEFKEHQGQVNSVSFSPDGKTIATASSDNTARLWNLQGQLIQEFKGHQFWVNSVSFNPDGKTIATASDDKTARLWNLQGQLIQEFKGHQGQVTSVSFRPDGKTIATASWDNTARLWPVRNLDRVIKDGCDWLQDYLHNLPDSDKDKRLCNDV from the coding sequence ATGAATAATCAAGAAAGTCCTCCTGAAAATAATGATAGTTCTCTCAGAACCATATTAAGAGCAATTGATTTCTCACAAGGTCAATTATCCCTAATTTTCCTCCGCTGCAACTATGCAAAACTACGTCAGCAGATAGCAGCACAACTCAAAGAAATTTCTTCTATACCCATTAGAGAAATTACTTTACCAGAATCAGCGAAAAGTCTCTACAATAATATATCTCAAGAATTGGGAGATGAACAACCACAAGCTGTGATCATTTCCGGTTTAGACTCTGTTAATAACATTGATTCAATATTGAGTTTATCTAATCAAATTCGAGAGGAATTTAGAAAAAACTTTCCTTTTCCGATTTTGATTTGGATTGATGATCAAATTCTCAGAAAAATAATTAGAGTTGCACCAGATTTAGAAAATTGGGGGAGTATTATTGACTTTGAAAATGATACTGATGATTTAATTGGTTTTCTGCAAGAAACAAGCGAGAAAATATTTACTAGTGATGTTATTCCTAGTCTTCAAGTTTACAAAGAAATAGAATCAGCACGTCAGGATTTACAAGATAGAGGAGAAGATATAAACCCAGAAATAAAAGCAGGTTTAGATTTAGCTTTTGGTTTACGAGAATATCAACAAGATCATATAGATGATGCTTTAATTCATTATCAACGCAGTCGAGAATTTTGGCAAAATCATAATAACTTAGAACGTCACGGTATGACATTGGTTAAAATTTCTTCAGCTTATACTCGAAAAGCTGAAATCAGTAATACCGAAAATCAAGAAAATCGGCATAATGCTAGAGATAATTTACAGCAAGCTTTAGATATTTTTGAACAAGCAGAAAGATTAGATTTAGTAATTGAATATAACAACCATTTGGGTGAAATATTACGACAACTAAAAGCATGGAATGATTTAGAAATCCTTGCTCAAAAATCTCTGAAATTATATGAAAATATCTCTTACATTAATGTAGGGACAATTCATGAATTTTCCCTACAAAATCGGCAAATTGGATTATGTCAAAGTTATGGTTTTCTCGCAGAAGTAGCATTAAGAAATAAAGAATGGAAAAAGGCAAACCAGTACGCGCAGCAAGCATTAGATATTTTAGCAAATATTCCTAACTTACCATCTCAAGAATATGGTTTATATCGCTTATTTTTTGCACGTTCTCAGATAGGTTTAGGAGACAATACCGCAGCAATTGAAACTTTAGAAACTGCTAAAAATGAAAGTCATCCTCAGTATAATCCTAAACTTTATATTGATATCTTAGAAGAATTAAATTTTCTGTATTTTCAAGAAAAACAATATTTAAAAGCTTTTACAATTAAACAAAAAAGACTACAAATTAAACAACAATATGGATTTGTAGCTTTTATTGGTGCATCTTATTTAAACCCCCAACGCAAAGTTATAAGTTACGGAAATACCCCACCCGCGCTATCGCGCACCCTCCCCTTAGCAAGGGGAGGGTTGGGGAGGGGTGTATCTGATGTAATTGAAAATGTTGGAACAATTGCACAAGAAATTTCCGCTTCTGGAAGAGAAGAAGATGTAAAACGATTGCGGGGAAGAATTGCGGGAAATGAACATAAATTAACTGTAATTCATGGACAATCTGGAGTTGGTAAAAGTTCAATTTTACAAGGTGGTTTAATTCCTGCACTCCAACAAGAACCAATTGGAGAACGTGAGGCTTTACCGATTCTTTTACGAGTTTATACAAATTGGGTAGAAATTTTAGGAGAATCTTTAAAATCAAATATATCAAATGTAGGGACAATTCATGAATTACCCCTACAGTCTACAGATGCAATTATTCAACAATTACGAAAAAATGAAAAAAGAAATTTGTTAACAGTTTTGATATTTGACCAATTTGAAGAATTTTTCTTTGTGTATAGTGAACAAAAACAAAGAAGACAATTTTATAATTTTTTACGAGTCTGTTTAGATATTCCCTTTGTGAAAATCGTGCTTTCCTTACGAGAAGATTATTTACATTATTTATTAGAATTAGACCGTTTGGTTGATTTAACAGTTACGAATAATAACATTCTTGATAAAAATATTCGTTATTATTTGGGTAATTTTTCACCCGCAGATGCTAAAGCTGTGATTAAAAGTCTGACTGAAAAAACACGGTTTTATTTACAAGCGGAGTTAATTGATAAATTAGTCAAAGACTTAGCAGGAGATATTGGAGAAGTTAGACCAATTGAATTACAAATTGTGGGGACACAATTACAAACTGAACATATTAAAACTTTAGATAAATATCAAGAATTTGGTAAAGAAAAATTAGTTGAGAAGTTTTTAGAAGATGTAATTAAAGACTGTGGTGACGAAAATGAACAAATAGCGCGACTGGTTTTATATTTACTCACAGATGAAAATGGCACAAGACCTTTAAAAACTCGTGCTGAATTAGTAGAACAGTTAGGGTTTAAAGATAACTTTGTGAACGAAAATAAAAATCTATTAGATGCTTCGTTCCTCAGCATGACAAATTCATCTACTGTCAAACTTGATTTAATTTTAAATATTTTTGTTGCGTCGGGTTTGGTATTACTGTTACCAGAATCACCTGCGGATAGATATCAATTAGTGCATGATTATTTAGTTGAGTTCATTCGTCAACAACAGGGAAATGAGTTATTAGCGAAATTAGCTAAAGCCGAAGCGGAATTAAAACAGGAACAGGAAGCAAGACAAATATTAGCTAATGCGAAAATTCAAGCTGATGAACAAATTAAAGAAGGACAAAAAAGATTAAAGTTAAGTTCTGCTTTAGCTGTGGGTTTAGTAGTAATTGCGAGTATGGCTTCTGTTTATGGTATGACTCAGTTGATCGAAACGACAAAAGCCAAAAGGGAGCAAAATAAATTACAAGAAAAAACGCAACAGTTAGTAAGTCAAACTAAAGACTTAGAACTAAAATCTCAACAAGCAGAAGAAAATAAAAGAGCGGCAGAAATTAAGTTTATACAAGCAACACAGGAAACTCAAAAAGCACAACAAAATCTATCATTAGCTAAAACAACGTTAGCAGAAGTAAATAAACAAGCAGCAATATTAAAACAGAAAAATACAGAAGCAGATTCAAAAATTAAAACAGCTAATGCTAGTGCGAAAATTGCCGAGGATAAATCACAACAGGCAAGTAAACAACAAAAGGAAGCAGAACAAAAAGCACTAAAGGCACAAGGAACATTCAAACAAGCTAATGATGCTTATTTAAAATCGTTAAACGCTCTTAAAAAAGCTGATCAAGCTATAGTTGCAGCCAAAATAAACTTGAATACAGCACTCAAAGCCCAAGAAGAAGCACTATTAGTTACTAAACTAGAACAAGGTGGAGTGAATGTTTTAAGACGGTTCCAATTTGAAGAGTTACCAGCTTTAGTGTCTGCTGTTCAGAATGGTAAAACTTTAAAAACATTAGTTAAAAATAATCCCCTGGATAAATATCCCACTATTAGCCCTATCTATGCCTTAAATAATATTCTCGATAATATTAAAGAACGTAACCAATTTAAGGGGCATCAGTTTTGGGTCAATAGTGTGAGTTTCAGCCCGGACGGTAAAACCATCGCTACGGCATCTTGGGACAAAACAGCGCGGTTATGGAACTTGCAGGGGCAACTGATTCAGGAATTTAAGGAGCATCAGGGTCAAGTCACTAGTGTGAGTTTTAGCCCGGACGGTAAAACCATCGCTACGGCATCAGATGACAAAACAGCGCGGTTATGGAACTTGCAGGGGCAACTGATTCAGGAATTTCAGGGGCATCAGGGTCAAGTCAATAGTGTGAGTTTCAGCCCGGACGGTAAAACCATCGCTACGGCATCATATGACAAAACAGCGCGGTTATGGAACTTGCAGGGGCAACTGATTCAGGAATTTCAGGGGCATCAGGGTCAAGTCAATAGTGTGAGTTTCAGCCCGGACGGTAAAACCATCGCTACGGCATCATATGACAATACAGCGCGGTTATGGAACTTGCAGGGGCAACTGATTCAGGAATTTAAGGAGCATCAGGGTCAAGTCAATAGTGTGAGTTTCAGCCCGGACGGTAAAACCATCGCTACGGCATCATCTGACAATACAGCGCGGTTATGGAACTTGCAGGGGCAACTGATTCAGGAATTTAAGGGGCATCAGTTTTGGGTCAATAGTGTGAGTTTCAACCCGGACGGTAAAACCATCGCTACGGCATCAGATGACAAAACAGCGCGGTTATGGAACTTGCAGGGGCAACTGATTCAGGAATTTAAGGGGCATCAGGGTCAAGTCACTAGTGTGAGTTTCCGCCCGGACGGTAAAACCATCGCTACGGCATCTTGGGACAATACGGCGCGGTTGTGGCCTGTAAGAAATTTAGATAGGGTAATTAAGGATGGTTGTGATTGGTTGCAGGATTATTTGCACAATTTGCCTGATAGTGATAAGGATAAGCGGTTGTGTAATGATGTCTGA
- the trmB gene encoding tRNA (guanosine(46)-N7)-methyltransferase TrmB, with amino-acid sequence MAVVRVRQHVNPLASKYKIPANPLEWEKVYAQPNQPLHLDIGCARGRFLLEMAQIEPNWNFLGLEIREPLVVEANKLRSELDLINLHYLFCNVNNSLTPILSTLPPGILQRVTIQFPDPWFKNRHAKRRVVQPELVAELAGYLTVGGVIFVQSDQKFIAVEMSERFSEHPAFEKTGTEEWLAENPLPVPTEREIGTMKKGEPVYRALFVKR; translated from the coding sequence TTGGCAGTTGTTCGAGTTCGTCAACACGTTAACCCACTTGCCAGCAAGTATAAAATACCAGCCAATCCCCTAGAGTGGGAAAAAGTTTATGCACAGCCAAATCAACCTCTGCACTTAGATATTGGTTGTGCGAGGGGCAGGTTTTTACTAGAAATGGCACAAATAGAACCGAACTGGAATTTTTTAGGTTTGGAAATTCGGGAACCTTTGGTAGTGGAAGCAAATAAGTTGCGATCTGAACTGGATTTAATAAATTTGCATTATTTATTTTGCAATGTAAATAATTCATTAACACCAATTTTATCTACCTTGCCACCAGGAATTTTACAACGTGTAACAATTCAATTTCCCGATCCTTGGTTTAAAAACCGTCATGCGAAACGACGCGTAGTGCAACCAGAGTTAGTTGCCGAATTAGCCGGTTATTTAACAGTGGGAGGAGTTATCTTTGTGCAGTCTGATCAAAAATTTATTGCTGTGGAAATGTCGGAACGCTTTTCCGAACACCCAGCATTTGAGAAAACGGGTACAGAGGAATGGTTAGCAGAAAACCCTCTCCCAGTTCCCACAGAACGGGAAATAGGCACTATGAAAAAAGGTGAACCAGTTTATCGGGCTTTATTTGTGAAGCGGTGA
- a CDS encoding metallophosphoesterase family protein has product MNINFRFAIVSDLHIGLPHTIWDHPSRFHLVEVSIPAFESVLEHLTQLDLDFLLIPGDLTQHGEPENHAWLQTRLSQLPFPVYVVPGNHDVPVLKANEQSIAFADFPHYYRKFGYENPEQSYYNCQLLPGVRLIGLNSNSFDEQGQQVGRLDSEQLRWLEAELAKVGDELVLVMIHHNVVEHLPNQSDHPMANRYMLQNAPELLGLLRQYGVRLVFTGHLHVQDVACADGIYDITTGSLVSYPHPYRVLEFQRDHLDREWLQIVSHRVESVPDFPNLQQSSREWMGDRSFPFLIKLLTLPPLNLPLAQAKQLAPDLKDFWATIADGDGVLDYPEFPLEVRHYIQKYGAITQDSHPHLIDNNSKLLIRNS; this is encoded by the coding sequence ATGAATATCAATTTTCGGTTTGCCATCGTTAGCGATTTACATATAGGGCTTCCCCATACAATTTGGGATCATCCTAGCCGCTTTCATCTCGTGGAAGTAAGTATCCCAGCTTTTGAAAGTGTACTAGAACATTTAACACAATTAGATTTAGATTTTCTTCTGATACCCGGAGATTTAACTCAACATGGTGAACCAGAAAACCACGCTTGGTTACAAACAAGATTATCTCAACTACCTTTTCCCGTTTATGTTGTTCCTGGTAATCATGATGTTCCTGTATTAAAGGCAAATGAGCAATCTATTGCTTTTGCAGATTTTCCCCATTATTACCGCAAGTTTGGTTATGAAAACCCAGAGCAATCTTATTACAACTGTCAATTGTTACCTGGAGTCCGGCTGATTGGTCTAAATTCTAACTCATTTGATGAGCAAGGTCAGCAAGTAGGGCGTTTAGATTCCGAACAACTTAGGTGGTTAGAAGCAGAACTGGCAAAAGTTGGGGATGAATTAGTTCTAGTAATGATACATCATAACGTTGTTGAGCATTTGCCTAATCAATCAGACCACCCAATGGCAAATCGTTATATGTTGCAAAATGCGCCAGAACTTTTAGGTTTGCTGCGTCAATATGGAGTGAGATTAGTATTTACAGGACATTTGCACGTTCAAGATGTAGCTTGTGCAGATGGAATATACGACATTACGACTGGTTCATTAGTCAGCTATCCTCATCCTTATCGGGTTCTAGAATTTCAAAGAGATCATTTAGATAGGGAATGGTTGCAAATTGTCTCTCATCGGGTGGAGTCAGTACCTGATTTTCCCAACTTGCAGCAATCATCACGGGAATGGATGGGCGATCGCTCTTTCCCCTTCCTCATCAAGCTACTAACCCTACCTCCCCTCAACCTACCATTAGCCCAAGCAAAACAACTAGCTCCCGATTTAAAAGACTTTTGGGCAACCATAGCCGATGGAGATGGAGTTTTAGACTACCCCGAATTTCCCCTAGAAGTCCGCCATTACATTCAAAAATATGGCGCAATTACTCAAGATAGTCATCCTCACCTAATTGACAACAACAGCAAACTTTTAATTCGTAATTCGTAA
- a CDS encoding FIST signal transduction protein, producing the protein MADQMQWANALSTHHSLEAAVADVVQQAVSSLTAPANLGLVFISSAFTSEYSRLLPLLAEKLSVPVLIGCSAAGVIGTTSKSQTQEIEAEPALSLTLAHLPGVNLQAFHVLADQLPDLDSSPDAWINLLGVPPSPIPQFILLSSAFSSGTNDLLQGLDFAYPGSVVVGGQASGGFVSDRIALFCNNRLYRQGTVGLALSGDIVLETIVAQGCRPIGEPLQVTKAERNIILELDEKVPLVVLRDLISNLSEEEKMLAQHSLFVGLAMNEFKLSLKQGDFLIRNLLGVDPSAGAIAIGDRVRPGQRLQFHLRDAQASAEDLEFLLQEYQDQSSNESSPFAALMFSCVGRGAGLYGKSNFDSELFQRYLHNIPLGGCFCGGEIGPVSGRTLLHGYTSVFAICRGKKVIGDR; encoded by the coding sequence ATGGCAGACCAAATGCAGTGGGCAAATGCCCTATCAACCCATCATTCTTTGGAAGCAGCTGTTGCAGATGTGGTACAACAAGCTGTCTCGTCTTTAACAGCGCCTGCGAATCTAGGACTGGTATTCATTTCGTCTGCTTTTACGAGTGAGTATTCCCGACTTTTACCGTTGTTGGCGGAAAAACTTTCAGTACCTGTGCTAATTGGGTGTAGTGCTGCGGGTGTAATTGGTACGACATCGAAAAGTCAAACCCAAGAGATAGAAGCAGAACCAGCCCTAAGTTTAACTTTGGCTCATTTACCAGGGGTGAATCTTCAAGCTTTTCATGTTCTAGCTGACCAATTACCTGATTTGGATAGTTCACCGGATGCCTGGATTAATTTACTCGGTGTGCCACCATCACCTATACCTCAGTTTATTTTGTTGTCGAGTGCTTTTTCGTCGGGAACAAATGATCTGTTGCAGGGGTTAGATTTTGCTTATCCTGGTTCGGTGGTTGTGGGGGGACAGGCTAGTGGGGGGTTTGTGAGCGATCGCATTGCTCTATTTTGTAATAATCGTCTTTATCGTCAGGGTACGGTGGGTTTGGCTTTGAGTGGTGATATTGTTCTAGAAACAATTGTCGCCCAAGGATGCAGGCCTATTGGGGAACCATTACAAGTCACTAAAGCTGAACGGAATATTATTTTGGAGTTGGATGAAAAAGTACCTTTGGTGGTGCTGCGAGATTTGATTAGTAATCTCAGTGAAGAAGAGAAGATGCTGGCACAGCATTCTTTGTTTGTGGGTTTAGCGATGAATGAGTTTAAGCTGTCTTTAAAGCAGGGAGATTTTCTCATTCGCAATTTACTGGGAGTAGATCCATCCGCTGGTGCGATCGCAATAGGCGATCGCGTTCGTCCCGGTCAAAGGCTACAATTTCACTTAAGGGATGCTCAAGCCTCGGCTGAAGACCTAGAATTTCTCTTACAAGAATATCAAGACCAAAGCAGCAATGAATCCTCCCCTTTCGCAGCCTTGATGTTTAGTTGTGTAGGACGTGGTGCAGGACTCTACGGTAAATCCAATTTTGATTCTGAGCTATTTCAGCGTTATCTCCATAACATCCCCCTTGGAGGCTGTTTCTGTGGTGGTGAAATCGGCCCTGTCAGTGGCAGAACCTTACTACACGGTTACACTTCAGTTTTTGCAATTTGCCGAGGGAAGAAGGTGATAGGTGACAGGTGA
- a CDS encoding Calvin cycle protein CP12: MTNIQEKTNIQEQIQEEIEQARTVCDISGGNSAECAAAWDAVEELQAEASHQRQSKPKNSLEKYCDANPEADECKIYED; the protein is encoded by the coding sequence ATGACCAATATCCAAGAAAAAACCAACATCCAAGAACAGATCCAAGAAGAAATCGAGCAAGCGCGTACTGTCTGTGATATTTCAGGTGGTAACTCCGCAGAGTGTGCTGCTGCTTGGGATGCAGTTGAAGAACTACAAGCTGAAGCTTCCCACCAGCGTCAAAGTAAGCCAAAAAACTCTTTAGAGAAATACTGTGATGCTAATCCAGAGGCTGATGAATGCAAAATTTACGAAGACTAG
- a CDS encoding DUF3177 family protein — MPQPWFRPYVWMDYRLALLFALIIPLILLIWAFVQKSEAIQRLLMIYWRVASLLAITIYLMIGGLAVGFVSGLIARVLIPISLWFWVDINDEIDYQPNSLLKLIFTSWRWAMSVYCILGAITFVPFLGCAFSENALKKPFCSVWTEAPLMFKDYFHYNSKPAFLGFLGILALVIYVIYLGIFVTIKLGKQGRSATQ; from the coding sequence ATGCCACAACCTTGGTTTCGCCCTTACGTTTGGATGGATTATAGATTAGCATTATTATTTGCTTTAATTATTCCTCTGATTCTCCTGATTTGGGCATTTGTACAAAAATCAGAAGCAATACAACGCTTATTAATGATTTACTGGCGAGTAGCAAGTCTATTAGCAATCACAATTTACTTGATGATTGGTGGTTTGGCAGTAGGTTTTGTCTCTGGCTTAATAGCTCGTGTTCTCATCCCCATTTCCCTCTGGTTTTGGGTTGATATCAACGATGAAATTGATTATCAACCGAATAGTTTGCTGAAATTGATTTTCACATCTTGGCGCTGGGCAATGTCTGTTTATTGCATTTTAGGAGCAATCACATTTGTACCATTTTTAGGTTGTGCTTTTTCAGAAAACGCATTAAAGAAACCATTCTGTAGCGTTTGGACTGAAGCACCTTTAATGTTTAAGGACTACTTCCACTATAATAGTAAACCTGCTTTTCTAGGCTTTTTGGGCATATTGGCTTTAGTAATTTATGTGATTTATTTAGGTATATTTGTGACAATTAAGTTAGGCAAGCAGGGACGTTCGGCGACACAATAA